The proteins below are encoded in one region of Pseudophryne corroboree isolate aPseCor3 chromosome 8, aPseCor3.hap2, whole genome shotgun sequence:
- the LOC134949636 gene encoding protocadherin-20-like — MGYLQYYFSLLIITFQMLELPGATTEMIFHVREEQEEGTFVGNLRNGLISPTALKFTLLSHNIYFHLDAQSGNLYTTSNKLDRESICPFQTLDHCSMMLDVFISSQDYSEFTKVNLFILDINDNSPYFSEQTYHISISEDAIIGTKFPIDISAKDTDIEDNGVLSYLLISPDNIFTLDHQSELISLVVLKPLDRESQSEYRMTLLAVDRGLPPLSGSATLVVQVTDVNDNCPVFLSNIITISLPRNTSVGSPVVQLVAVDEDIGENSVIQYFYSNRVPKSTMQLFSLDSATGLITLSASLYEEITQYKFTVLAIGHGCLPVVATITINLEKIRKEPKMEFRFIASQNEGGVSIREDVPPGTIIAILEVTDPDYSIVRPLFINGTSPFLLKPSEGSPNTYLLSTSTELDFELKQQYDISIMGHSNVDESFVYREALRVTIEDVNDNFPKFSKDLVEIYVEENNKPGDVLLKLSASDEDSGSNGNISYYLVDGYPEVFSVDRSSGILKANVPFDREKEPIYSVWIVARDNGLPSNNDSCLVLINILDQNDNIPTFASKEFTFYIPENLLQRGEVGIINVTDADVGLNGDFSVFLINTTKLFSVDQDYILRSEGPFDYEKESMYELWVGARDKGSPPLSSKAKVLVYILDVNDNAPLIVLPESNFSYVLVSPDTSKGSSVTKVHAVDYDAGMNGVIRYSEFGEGSPNVDLFMIDTYTGNITLRESTSGHHCGLYQLLVKASDQGYPEALSTIVRVNILLNHSISNRSYLESLIMSKTTMTQENQVIVLGPCPQNRQSMASFSWPLTTPFTLAIVSICVVCCMTGTFLFLCLRRRNSKKVKSPVQIPLQLTDDYCAKDWDEVKYCKSSSERPLTL; from the coding sequence TATTACTTCTCGCTCCTCATAATCACTTTTCAAATGCTGGAACTTCCTGGTGCGACAACAGAGATGATATTCCACGTACGTGAGGAGCAAGAAGAAGGGACCTTCGTTGGAAATTTAAGGAATGGTCTAATATCGCCAACAGCACTGAAATTCACCCTCCTGTCCCACAACATCTATTTCCACCTGGATGCCCAAAGCGGGAATTTATATACAACATCAAACAAACTTGACCGAGAATCGATATGCCCATTTCAGACCTTAGACCACTGCTCTATGATGCTAGATGTCTTTATTTCATCACAGGACTATTCAGAGTTTACCAAAGTAAACCTTTTCATTCTGGATATCAATGACAATTCTCCCTATTTTTCAGAGCAGACCTACCATATTTCCATTTCAGAAGATGCAATCATTGGAACCAAATTTCCTATTGACATCTCAGCCAAAGACACAGATATAGAGGACAATGGGGTACTGTCTTATCTCCTGATAAGTCCAGATAACATTTTTACTCTAGATCACCAGTCTGAACTAATTTCATTAGTGGTGCTCAAGCCTTTGGATCGTGAATCACAAAGTGAGTACCGGATGACTTTGCTTGCCGTGGATCGAGGATTACCGCCATTATCTGGCAGCGCTACTCTTGTTGTACAAGTCACTGATGTGAACGATAACTGCCCTGTGTTTCTTTCAAACATAATTACTATAAGTCTTCCCAGGAACACGTCTGTTGGCTCCCCAGTGGTACAGCTTGTAGCCGTGGATGAAGATATTGGTGAGAATAGTGTCATTCAATATTTCTATAGCAACCGAGTTCCAAAATCGACCATGCAACTTTTCAGTTTAGATAGTGCCACTGGGCTGATAACATTGTCTGCGTCTTTATATGAAGAGATAACCCAGTATAAATTTACCGTGCTAGCAATCGGACATGGTTGCCTACCAGTGGTGGCTACCATAACAATAAATCTAGAAAAAATTAGAAAAGAGCCTAAAATGGAATTTCGATTCATCGCATCCCAAAATGAAGGTGGTGTCTCAATCAGGGAAGATGTTCCACCTGGCACTATCATTGCTATCTTAGAGGTTACAGACCCCGATTACAGCATTGTGCGACCTCTTTTCATAAATGGAACCTCACCTTTCTTGCTGAAGCCTTCTGAAGGATCTCCCAACACCTACCTGTTATCGACATCCACAGAATTGGACTTTGAGTTAAAACAGCAGTATGACATTAGCATAATGGGACATTCCAATGTTGATGAATCATTTGTGTATAGGGAAGCTCTCAGGGTAACGATTGAAGATGTAAATGACAATTTCCCGAAATTCTCAAAAGATCTGGTAGAAATTTATGTTGAAGAAAATAATAAGCCTGGAGACGTTTTGCTGAAGCTTTCTGCTTCCGATGAAGACAGTGGGTCTAATGGAAATATAAGTTACTACTTAGTAGATGGGTATCCTGAAGTGTTTTCGGTTGACAGGTCAAGTGGAATTCTCAAAGCAAATGTGCCTTTTGACAGGGAAAAAGAACCCATTTATTCAGTGTGGATTGTAGCAAGAGACAATGGTTTGCCATCAAATAATGATTCTTGCCTAGTTCTTATAAACATCTTAGATCAAAATGACAACATACCAACATTTGCATCTAAGGAGTTTACATTTTATATCCCAGAGAATCTTCTCCAGCGAGGAGAGGTTGGAATCATCAATGTGACCGATGCAGACGTTGGTTTGAATGGCGACTTTTCTGTGTTCCTGATAAATACCACCAAACTATTTTCCGTTGACCAAGATTACATACTAAGATCTGAGGGTCCCTTCGACTATGAAAAAGAATCTATGTATGAACTTTGGGTGGGGGCCAGAGACAAGGGAAGTCCACCCTTGTCCTCCAAAGCCAAAGTTCTTGTCTATATACTGGACGTGAATGACAATGCCCCTTTGATAGTTCTACCAGAGTCCAACTTTTCTTACGTATTAGTGTCACCAGATACTTCAAAGGGTTCGTCTGTCACCAAAGTCCATGCAGTTGATTATGATGCTGGCATGAATGGGGTCATAAGATATAGTGAATTTGGTGAGGGAAGTCCTAACGTTGACCTCTTTATGATTGACACCTACACCGGTAACATCACGTTGAGAGAAAGTACAAGTGGTCATCACTGTGGACTTTATCAACTCTTAGTTAAAGCCAGCGACCAGGGGTATCCCGAGGCCCTTTCTACTATTGTAAGAGTTAATATCCTTCTCAATCACAGCATAAGCAACAGAAGTTACCTGGAATCATTGATCATGAGCAAGACGACCATGACACAGGAGAACCAAGTCATTGTGCTGGGTCCATGCCCGCAGAACCGGCAATCCATGGCCTCTTTCTCATGGCCTCTGACTACCCCATTTACCCTTGCTATAGTGTCGATTTGCGTGGTGTGCTGCATGACAGGTACCTTCCTATTCTTGTGTTTGAGGAGACGAAATTCTAAAAAAGTGAAGAGTCCTGTACAAATTCCTTTACAACTTACTGATGATTACTGTGCAAAAGACTGGGACGAGGTGAAGTACTGTAAATCATCTTCTGAAAGGCCTTTGACACTATAG